From Frankiales bacterium, a single genomic window includes:
- a CDS encoding HIT domain-containing protein — MGGVEAWDRLWTPHRLAYLRGENKPTHEGSGEDCPFCVAPSTDGAESLVVARGEQVYAVLNLYPYNAGHLMVCPYRHVADYTELDAGEVAELGAFTQRAMATLRAVSGAQGFNIGMNQGSIAGAGIAGHLHQHVVPRWGGDTNFITVIGATKTMPELLEGTRDLLVAAW; from the coding sequence ATGGGCGGGGTGGAGGCGTGGGACCGGCTGTGGACCCCGCACCGCCTGGCCTACCTGCGCGGCGAGAACAAGCCGACGCACGAGGGTTCCGGTGAGGACTGCCCGTTCTGCGTGGCGCCATCGACCGACGGGGCCGAGTCGCTGGTGGTGGCGCGGGGCGAGCAGGTGTACGCCGTGCTGAACCTGTATCCCTACAACGCGGGCCACCTCATGGTGTGCCCCTACCGGCACGTGGCGGACTACACCGAGCTCGACGCCGGTGAGGTCGCCGAGCTCGGCGCCTTCACCCAGCGAGCGATGGCCACGCTGCGCGCGGTGTCCGGCGCGCAGGGGTTCAACATCGGGATGAACCAGGGCTCGATCGCCGGCGCCGGCATCGCCGGCCACCTGCACCAGCACGTGGTGCCCCGCTGGGGCGGCGACACCAACTTCATCACCGTGATCGGCGCGACCAAGACCATGCCGGAGCTGCTCGAAGGGACGCGCGACCTCCTCGTCGCCGCCTGGTGA